From Synechococcus sp. MW101C3, a single genomic window includes:
- a CDS encoding cryptochrome/photolyase family protein: MAGLGLWVLGDQLHAQQAALASSVPGQARVVLIESSGVVARRRYHRQKLVLVWSAMRHFSAELQALGWQVDLLEAAEFGTTLIDWIQRQGIRTLRVMEPADRPFRQAIERLDLGGRTGVQLEWLPSNHFLWSREAFAAWAGRYKQLRMELFYREGRRRFGVLMEDGEPRGQQWNFDKDNRKPPRQGLEGPAPLLFSPDAITRAVIEKVRRLDAERAAAGEAPLPGALEPFHWAVTRQQALQVLDHFVATRLAGFGPYQDAMVSGQPTLWHALISPYLNLGLLEPLEVIRRLESAGTGAASGVEPPVPLASLEGVIRQLLGWREYMHGLYHWFGEGYAGRNHFGHTRPLPLWFEQLGGSGMACLDQVLGELDRTGYAHHIQRLMVLANYGLLAGLDPQALTAWFHRLFIDGHDWVMQTNVLGMGVFADGGLLASKPYAASGRYIARMSNYCKGCRFDPAQRTGPSACPFTTLYWHFLDRHEALLRGNPRMALVIAQLDRLPAEERQAVAVAAAAHLERAAGSAPTGAA; the protein is encoded by the coding sequence ATGGCGGGGCTCGGGCTCTGGGTGCTGGGCGACCAGCTGCACGCGCAGCAAGCTGCTCTGGCCAGCAGCGTCCCCGGCCAGGCGCGGGTGGTGCTGATCGAGAGCAGTGGTGTGGTGGCCCGCCGCCGCTACCACCGCCAGAAGCTGGTGCTGGTGTGGAGCGCCATGCGGCACTTCAGCGCCGAGCTGCAGGCGCTCGGCTGGCAGGTGGACCTGTTGGAGGCGGCGGAATTCGGCACCACCTTGATCGACTGGATCCAGAGGCAGGGCATCCGCACCCTGCGCGTGATGGAGCCGGCGGATCGCCCCTTCCGGCAGGCGATCGAACGGCTTGATCTGGGCGGGCGCACCGGCGTGCAGCTCGAATGGCTGCCCTCCAACCACTTCCTCTGGAGCCGGGAGGCGTTCGCGGCCTGGGCTGGCCGCTACAAGCAGCTGCGCATGGAGCTCTTCTACCGGGAGGGGCGCCGCCGCTTCGGCGTGCTGATGGAGGACGGCGAACCGCGCGGCCAGCAGTGGAACTTCGACAAGGACAACCGCAAGCCACCGCGCCAGGGACTGGAAGGGCCGGCCCCGCTGCTGTTCAGCCCCGATGCGATCACGCGGGCCGTGATCGAGAAAGTGCGGCGTCTCGATGCGGAGCGGGCCGCCGCCGGGGAAGCGCCGCTACCCGGTGCGCTGGAGCCTTTCCATTGGGCGGTCACCCGCCAGCAGGCGCTGCAGGTGCTTGATCACTTCGTGGCCACCCGCCTGGCTGGTTTCGGCCCCTACCAGGACGCCATGGTCAGCGGCCAGCCCACGCTCTGGCATGCCCTGATCAGCCCCTACCTGAACCTGGGCCTGCTGGAACCGCTGGAGGTGATCCGCCGGCTGGAGTCGGCAGGTACGGGCGCGGCGAGCGGCGTGGAGCCACCGGTGCCGCTCGCCAGCCTGGAGGGGGTGATCCGGCAGCTGCTCGGCTGGCGCGAATACATGCACGGCCTCTACCACTGGTTCGGCGAGGGTTATGCAGGCCGCAACCACTTCGGCCACACCCGGCCCCTGCCCCTCTGGTTCGAGCAGCTGGGCGGCAGCGGCATGGCCTGCCTGGATCAGGTGCTCGGCGAACTGGATCGCACCGGCTACGCCCATCACATCCAGCGGCTGATGGTGCTGGCCAACTACGGCCTGCTGGCAGGGCTCGATCCCCAGGCCCTCACCGCCTGGTTCCACCGTCTGTTCATCGACGGCCACGACTGGGTGATGCAGACCAACGTGCTGGGCATGGGGGTCTTTGCCGACGGCGGCCTGCTGGCCAGCAAGCCCTACGCCGCCAGCGGCCGCTACATCGCCCGCATGAGCAACTACTGCAAAGGCTGTCGTTTCGACCCGGCACAGCGGACCGGGCCGTCAGCCTGCCCCTTCACGACCCTCTACTGGCATTTTCTGGATCGCCACGAAGCTCTGCTGCGCGGCAATCCCCGCATGGCCCTGGTGATCGCCCAGCTCGATCGCCTCCCTGCCGAGGAGCGGCAAGCGGTCGCCGTCGCCGCTGCGGCCCACCTGGAGCGGGCGGCCGGATCGGCCCCCACCGGTGCCGCCTAA
- a CDS encoding D-alanyl-D-alanine carboxypeptidase/D-alanyl-D-alanine-endopeptidase — MTRSAQKLSRLGLSLGLALATCAPAMAMPMASLPAAPPAVGLPQLQNQVSCPALQQRVRAHLGPEIGVWSVTVADGNGRLLADVNGLRPRVPASNQKLVSSAFALDRLGPDYRLTTRLWRLPDGTLRLTGEGDPDLDLPQLQRFAQLALGSGGGPGLPGANVRLELAEEPPQAWWPQGWHPEDRAYAYGAPITRLAITSNAIDMAVANPPGRLQRLLTRTLTSQGGRNVQLAMVSSLAPLPEGSVLLHEEPSAPMHNLLSLANSESHNFTAEVLLRQASGTWSLPQSRQAALQWLRAQGLPTEGVVVMGGSGLDRGDRLTSRLLAGLLLRMAQHPFGSNYIASMAVAGRRGTLRNLYKGTSLDGRLHAKTGTLTGVRSISGVLDTTDGPRYVSLISNGAGSPNTTIGRVLRDVQIVSLCQPPA; from the coding sequence ATGACACGTTCCGCTCAGAAGCTCAGCCGCCTCGGCCTCAGCCTCGGGCTGGCGCTGGCCACCTGCGCTCCGGCCATGGCCATGCCGATGGCGAGCCTGCCGGCGGCGCCGCCGGCCGTCGGGTTGCCCCAGTTGCAGAACCAGGTCAGCTGCCCGGCCCTGCAGCAACGGGTGCGCGCCCACCTCGGCCCCGAAATCGGTGTGTGGAGTGTCACCGTGGCCGATGGCAACGGCCGGCTGCTGGCCGATGTGAACGGCCTGCGTCCACGCGTGCCGGCCTCGAACCAGAAGCTGGTCAGTTCCGCCTTCGCCCTCGACCGGCTGGGCCCCGACTACCGCCTCACCACCCGGCTCTGGCGTCTGCCTGATGGCACCCTGCGCCTCACAGGCGAGGGGGATCCCGATCTCGATCTGCCCCAGCTGCAGCGCTTCGCCCAGCTGGCGCTTGGTTCAGGAGGTGGGCCAGGCCTGCCGGGTGCCAACGTGCGCCTGGAGCTGGCCGAAGAACCGCCCCAGGCCTGGTGGCCCCAGGGCTGGCATCCGGAGGATCGCGCCTACGCCTATGGGGCGCCGATCACCCGGCTGGCCATCACCAGCAACGCGATCGACATGGCTGTGGCCAATCCACCCGGTCGTCTGCAGCGCCTGCTCACCCGCACACTGACCAGCCAGGGAGGGCGGAACGTGCAGCTGGCCATGGTGTCGTCCCTTGCGCCGCTGCCGGAAGGATCCGTGCTGCTGCACGAGGAACCCTCAGCACCGATGCACAACCTGCTCAGCCTGGCGAATTCCGAAAGCCACAACTTCACCGCTGAGGTGTTGCTGCGGCAGGCAAGCGGCACCTGGTCGCTGCCCCAGAGCCGGCAGGCTGCCCTGCAGTGGCTGCGGGCCCAGGGGTTGCCCACCGAAGGTGTGGTGGTGATGGGCGGCAGCGGCCTCGACCGCGGCGACCGGCTAACGTCCCGCCTGCTCGCCGGCCTGCTTCTGCGCATGGCCCAGCACCCCTTCGGCTCCAACTACATCGCCTCGATGGCCGTGGCCGGGCGGCGCGGCACCCTGCGCAACCTCTACAAGGGCACCAGCCTCGACGGACGGCTGCACGCCAAAACCGGGACGCTCACCGGCGTGCGTTCGATCAGCGGCGTGCTCGACACCACGGATGGCCCCCGCTACGTGAGCCTGATCTCCAATGGAGCCGGTTCACCGAACACCACGATCGGCCGGGTGCTCCGCGACGTGCAGATCGTCAGCCTCTGCCAGCCACCTGCCTGA
- a CDS encoding DUF4330 domain-containing protein translates to MAAEPQTTRRSWSLVDVGAAAAVLMALAGVIWSPKLSGAVAEATGAMQPVTVMVDVRGASVADPQALIRSIRNDGEVSIVIRNQPHGTVKLQELVPLQRRLVAVQPDGRVVTAIDPNQAVFGSLDARFVLEGKGRKTSGGVVFGNQNLKIGAPVELEGRDFRIGGTVSGLKLGVS, encoded by the coding sequence ATGGCCGCCGAGCCCCAAACCACCCGCCGCTCCTGGAGTCTGGTTGACGTCGGAGCAGCCGCCGCCGTGCTGATGGCCCTGGCCGGGGTGATCTGGAGCCCGAAGCTCAGCGGTGCGGTGGCGGAAGCCACCGGCGCCATGCAGCCGGTCACGGTGATGGTGGATGTGCGAGGAGCCTCGGTGGCGGATCCCCAGGCCCTGATCCGCTCGATCCGCAACGACGGGGAGGTGAGCATCGTGATCCGCAACCAACCCCACGGCACGGTGAAGCTGCAGGAGCTGGTGCCGCTGCAGCGCCGCCTCGTGGCGGTCCAGCCCGACGGACGGGTGGTGACCGCCATCGACCCCAACCAGGCCGTGTTCGGTTCGCTTGATGCCCGCTTCGTCCTTGAGGGCAAAGGGCGCAAGACCAGCGGTGGCGTGGTGTTCGGCAACCAGAACCTCAAGATCGGCGCCCCTGTGGAGCTTGAGGGCCGTGACTTCCGCATCGGCGGCACGGTGTCGGGTCTGAAACTCGGAGTCAGCTGA
- the hemJ gene encoding protoporphyrinogen oxidase HemJ: protein MPALALPPEAYLWFKTLHIVGVVVWFAGLFYLVRLFIYHVEAEALDEPLRAAFHSQYELMERRLANIITTPGMVVAVTMAVGLLLVQPIWLKQSWMHAKLAVVLALLVYHWFCYRLMGQLKAGTCRWSGRQLRALNELPTLMLVLVVMLVVFKAQFPTGAATWFLVALVVAMAASIQFYARWRRLRSEREAIAGAG, encoded by the coding sequence ATGCCGGCCCTGGCCCTGCCCCCCGAGGCCTACCTCTGGTTCAAGACCCTCCACATTGTGGGCGTGGTGGTGTGGTTCGCCGGACTCTTCTATCTGGTGCGCCTGTTCATTTATCACGTGGAAGCCGAAGCGCTGGACGAGCCCCTGCGCGCCGCTTTCCACAGCCAGTACGAGCTGATGGAGCGCCGGCTGGCCAACATCATCACCACGCCCGGCATGGTGGTGGCGGTGACGATGGCGGTGGGGTTGCTGCTGGTGCAGCCGATCTGGCTGAAACAGAGCTGGATGCACGCCAAGCTGGCCGTGGTGCTGGCCCTGCTCGTGTACCACTGGTTCTGCTATCGCCTGATGGGGCAGCTCAAGGCGGGCACCTGTCGCTGGAGTGGCAGGCAGCTGCGGGCGCTCAATGAGCTGCCCACCCTGATGCTGGTGCTGGTGGTGATGCTGGTGGTGTTCAAGGCCCAGTTCCCCACGGGAGCTGCCACCTGGTTCCTGGTGGCCCTGGTGGTGGCGATGGCGGCCTCGATCCAGTTCTATGCCCGCTGGCGGCGGCTGCGTTCCGAACGGGAGGCGATCGCAGGTGCCGGCTGA
- a CDS encoding flavin reductase family protein: MAVDLNVDGAATPVLDSAAKKTLLRKIPHGVFICGVAEGDDVNGFTASWVTQGSFDPPLVVMAVRADSTSNGIISRTGRFSLNVLSAEQKDLAAVFFKPQKGIGGRFDAAPFTLGPLGLPVLDDALGAVECTVVGQVAHGDHTVFVAEVKSAQLHRDGAALELSATGWQYGG, from the coding sequence ATGGCTGTGGATCTCAACGTCGATGGCGCCGCCACCCCCGTGCTCGACAGCGCCGCCAAGAAAACCCTGCTGCGCAAGATCCCCCACGGCGTGTTCATCTGTGGCGTGGCCGAGGGCGATGACGTCAACGGCTTCACCGCCAGCTGGGTCACCCAGGGGTCGTTCGATCCGCCGCTCGTGGTGATGGCCGTGCGCGCCGATTCCACCAGCAACGGCATCATCAGCCGCACGGGCCGCTTCTCGCTCAACGTGCTCTCTGCCGAGCAGAAAGACCTGGCGGCGGTGTTCTTCAAGCCCCAGAAAGGCATCGGTGGCCGCTTCGATGCCGCTCCCTTCACGCTCGGGCCCCTGGGCCTGCCTGTGCTCGACGACGCACTCGGCGCCGTGGAATGCACGGTGGTGGGCCAGGTGGCCCACGGTGATCACACCGTGTTCGTGGCGGAAGTGAAGTCGGCCCAGCTGCACCGCGATGGCGCCGCACTGGAGCTGTCCGCCACCGGCTGGCAGTACGGCGGCTGA
- a CDS encoding DUF1995 family protein — protein sequence MLPPDLLSAEAQAMEGLNAALAESANGRWTLEFRFEGLRLLPLVLRLGQALQAQERQFRLVFPDAGATALAQRDAPDLAARTGSLKDQERLNAAAADPVAAAGAGAAAEPLDSDVASAEAGDSSAPQGPAGDAKSDAAPGDILLLLVAPGPSDYDAVERLCLNHRGGVVLLNGSLEDAAVGIGSVARERRRGFLSTWRSAYALLPLPEGALRRCFPGPWELYRNDPDGHRLVETFEQKPDAEQVAETLSPGQAATVAGGLQALDRFLGSLRN from the coding sequence GTGCTTCCTCCCGATCTGCTCAGCGCCGAAGCCCAGGCCATGGAGGGATTGAACGCCGCCCTGGCGGAGAGCGCCAACGGCCGCTGGACCCTGGAGTTCCGCTTTGAAGGGTTGCGTCTGCTGCCACTGGTGCTGCGGCTCGGCCAGGCCCTGCAGGCGCAGGAGCGGCAGTTCCGCCTGGTGTTCCCCGATGCGGGTGCCACTGCCCTGGCCCAGCGCGACGCCCCTGATCTGGCCGCCCGCACCGGCAGCCTGAAGGACCAGGAGCGGTTGAACGCCGCCGCCGCTGATCCTGTGGCTGCTGCTGGAGCTGGGGCTGCAGCAGAGCCTTTGGATTCAGACGTCGCCAGCGCAGAGGCTGGGGATTCCAGCGCCCCTCAGGGCCCTGCCGGCGACGCAAAGAGCGATGCCGCCCCAGGCGACATCCTGCTGCTGCTGGTGGCGCCAGGCCCGTCGGACTACGACGCGGTCGAGCGCCTCTGCCTGAACCATCGCGGCGGAGTGGTGCTGCTCAACGGCAGCCTCGAGGATGCGGCCGTTGGGATCGGCAGCGTGGCGCGGGAGCGGCGGCGAGGCTTCCTCTCCACCTGGCGCAGTGCCTATGCCCTGCTACCCCTGCCCGAGGGCGCCCTGCGCCGCTGCTTCCCCGGCCCGTGGGAGCTGTACCGCAACGACCCCGATGGCCACCGCCTGGTGGAGACCTTCGAGCAGAAGCCCGATGCGGAGCAGGTGGCGGAGACGCTCAGCCCCGGACAGGCGGCCACAGTGGCGGGCGGTTTGCAGGCCCTCGATCGCTTCCTCGGCAGTCTGAGGAACTGA
- a CDS encoding PHP domain-containing protein: MPADHPLVEVLAAVDAQSCPTRLNFHCHTHCSDGSLEPAAVADQALAMGLEHFAVTDHHSIAAYQPARAHLEERQRLGQRVPQLWSGVEISCLLEGCLVHVLALGFELHHPALAPYVRGHAVVGPGLRAGKVREAIHAAGGLALLAHPARYRRPHQQLIAAAAELGFDGAEAFYDYDLTSRWQPTPLVCDAIASQLQSLGLLRSCGTDTHGLALSGR, encoded by the coding sequence GTGCCGGCTGACCACCCACTCGTGGAGGTGCTGGCGGCGGTGGACGCGCAGAGCTGCCCCACCAGGCTCAACTTCCATTGCCACACCCATTGCAGCGACGGCAGCCTCGAACCGGCCGCCGTGGCCGACCAGGCGCTGGCGATGGGCCTTGAGCATTTCGCCGTCACCGATCACCACAGCATCGCGGCCTACCAACCGGCTCGGGCTCACCTGGAGGAGCGCCAGCGACTGGGGCAGCGGGTGCCGCAGCTTTGGAGTGGAGTGGAAATCAGCTGCCTGCTGGAGGGCTGCCTGGTGCATGTGCTGGCCCTGGGCTTCGAGCTGCACCACCCGGCCCTGGCGCCTTACGTGCGCGGCCATGCGGTGGTGGGGCCAGGGCTGCGCGCCGGCAAGGTGCGGGAAGCGATTCATGCCGCCGGTGGCCTGGCCTTGCTGGCCCATCCGGCCCGCTACCGGCGTCCCCACCAGCAGCTGATCGCGGCGGCGGCAGAGCTCGGCTTCGATGGGGCCGAAGCCTTCTACGACTACGACCTGACCAGCCGCTGGCAGCCCACACCGTTGGTGTGCGACGCAATCGCCAGCCAGCTGCAGAGCCTGGGTTTGCTGAGAAGTTGTGGCACCGATACCCATGGACTGGCCTTGTCAGGCCGCTAG
- the coaD gene encoding pantetheine-phosphate adenylyltransferase translates to MKALYPGSFDPITLGHLDLIERSSRLFEQVLVAVLQNPSKQPSFSLDQRLAQIRRATAHLSNVEVGSFDGLTVEFARRTGTGVILRGLRAMSDFEFELQIAHTNLSLAPEVETLFLATAVPHSFLSSSVVKEVARFGGEVRHLVPGGVAEELARLFNQTFPPR, encoded by the coding sequence ATGAAGGCCCTCTACCCCGGCAGCTTCGATCCGATCACCCTTGGCCACCTCGACCTGATCGAGCGCAGCAGTCGCCTGTTCGAGCAGGTGCTGGTGGCGGTGCTGCAGAACCCCTCCAAACAGCCCAGCTTTTCGCTTGACCAGAGGCTGGCGCAGATCCGCCGCGCCACCGCCCATCTCAGCAATGTGGAGGTGGGCAGCTTCGACGGCCTCACCGTGGAGTTCGCGCGCCGGACGGGCACGGGAGTGATCCTGCGGGGGTTGCGGGCGATGAGCGATTTTGAGTTCGAGCTGCAGATCGCCCACACCAATCTCAGCCTGGCGCCGGAGGTGGAAACGCTGTTCCTGGCCACCGCCGTGCCCCACAGCTTCCTCAGCAGCAGCGTGGTGAAGGAGGTGGCGCGCTTCGGCGGTGAGGTGCGCCACCTGGTGCCCGGCGGAGTGGCGGAGGAACTCGCCAGGCTCTTTAATCAGACATTCCCGCCCCGATGA
- the cobN gene encoding cobaltochelatase subunit CobN has product MHRLAVVPGLPSGFEDSAFVEQESTPLLVLSSSDTDLQTLAAVLARQPSAVPVRGLNLAALAAPAVLDHYIATSLSTTRVVLVRLLGGRGHWSYGLEQLHAWAEHQPGRQLIVAAGTADQELELASLGNGPEEMAVAISRCLREGGPDNLRRVLDSLEALAAGQAAPAPVPLPLADPLPHDWRADPGARVGVILYRALLQAGDDQLATVLLQALRRQGLCPRALWVSGLRDPAVQQGVADLLDREGVQGVLCTTSFASVQFEEAGLGAPLWDRLNVPVIQVLCSTRSREQWAASSIGLGPLDLSLQVALPELDGRITSRVGAFKELERADASLSAALMHYQPDPERLDWIARLLAAWVELRLTPVKQRRVALVLANYPTRNSRLANGVGLDTPASAAAMLRWLAEAGYDLGVTPTDQPAELTTDLPADGDALIQQLLAGRTNDPESQHRPPLDHLPLATYLAWYQQLPAAGRAVLEARWGPPAADEGLEQGPAGAGFPIRGLRFGAVALLVQPERGYGRDPSLSYHSPDLPPTHAYLAQYLWLRQVAASQVVVHVGKHGNLEWLPGKGLGLSDQCFPEWALGPMPHLYPFIVNDPGEGSQAKRRAQAVILDHLTPPLDRAGLHGPLQELEALLDEYWEARQLGSERVAPLRERLAGLLASLELPAHAAAGDGTSADRSAADRSFAAGAAVGSASAQAIDDLEVRLDGADGYLCELKEAQIRTGLHVFGHLPGPQPLLELLLCLVRPPLAEGPGLTQALAADLQLELDPWADAEEAPLSVADRLRLQASPAAAVSDSASPSAPTALRRCGDAVALLEAQALDLLKPLLAPTTATAASAAVVVGPTTQAVLERVRRQLLPRLLACASAERQALLRGLAGERIAAGPSGAPTRGRPDVLPTGRNFYSVDLRGLPTEAAWDLGRRSAALLLEAHLQQEGDDLRHLALSVWGTATMRNGGEDIAQALALMGVRPVWDGPTRRMVDLEVIPLSLLQRPRVDVTLRISGLFRDAFPQLVDWMNQASRRVAALDEDEWHNPLAAHARQEGHSGRVYGSAPGAYGAGLQGLIDSGQWEQRGDLGEAFLNWSGWRYDASGDGRCEASPDREGLEQRLRQVEVVLHNQDNREHDLLDSDDYYQFQGGLSAASERVRGSAPALWFADHSRHQRPRVHRLEHEFDKVLRSRVLNPRWIQGMLAHGYKGGFELAASLDYLFAYDASTGRVPDWSYGAICRQWLQDDDVLQALRRSNPWALRDMAERLLEAANRELWRGADPAQLEHLKALVIGSEGLIET; this is encoded by the coding sequence ATGCACCGTCTTGCCGTCGTTCCAGGCCTGCCTTCCGGCTTCGAGGACTCCGCCTTCGTGGAGCAGGAGTCCACGCCGTTGCTGGTGCTCAGCAGTTCAGACACCGATCTCCAGACCCTGGCCGCCGTTCTCGCCCGGCAGCCCAGTGCGGTGCCGGTGCGGGGGCTGAACCTGGCCGCGCTGGCTGCGCCGGCGGTCCTCGATCACTACATCGCCACCAGCCTGTCCACCACCCGCGTGGTGTTGGTGCGGCTGCTCGGTGGACGAGGCCACTGGAGTTACGGGCTGGAGCAGCTGCATGCCTGGGCGGAGCACCAACCCGGGCGCCAGCTGATCGTGGCGGCCGGCACGGCCGATCAGGAGCTGGAGCTGGCCAGCCTTGGCAACGGGCCTGAGGAGATGGCCGTGGCGATCAGCCGCTGCCTGCGCGAGGGCGGTCCTGACAACCTGCGCCGCGTGCTCGACAGCCTGGAGGCGCTCGCCGCTGGCCAGGCGGCGCCAGCGCCGGTGCCCTTGCCCCTGGCCGACCCCCTCCCCCACGACTGGCGGGCTGACCCGGGGGCACGGGTGGGGGTGATCCTCTACCGCGCCCTATTGCAGGCCGGCGACGATCAGCTGGCCACCGTCCTGCTCCAGGCCCTGCGCCGCCAGGGACTCTGCCCGCGGGCGCTGTGGGTGAGTGGCCTGAGGGATCCCGCTGTCCAGCAGGGGGTGGCCGACCTGCTGGACAGGGAGGGGGTGCAGGGCGTGCTGTGCACCACCTCCTTTGCCTCGGTGCAGTTCGAGGAAGCGGGTCTGGGTGCCCCGCTCTGGGACCGCCTCAACGTGCCGGTGATTCAGGTGCTCTGCAGCACCCGCAGCCGTGAGCAATGGGCTGCCAGCAGCATCGGCCTCGGCCCGCTCGATCTCAGCCTGCAGGTGGCTCTGCCCGAGCTTGACGGACGCATCACCAGCCGGGTCGGTGCCTTCAAGGAGCTGGAGCGGGCCGATGCCTCGCTTTCGGCAGCGCTGATGCACTACCAGCCGGATCCGGAACGGCTCGACTGGATCGCCCGCCTGCTGGCGGCCTGGGTGGAGCTGCGCCTCACCCCGGTGAAGCAGCGCCGTGTGGCCCTGGTGCTGGCCAACTACCCCACCCGCAACAGCCGCCTGGCCAATGGCGTGGGCCTCGACACCCCCGCCAGCGCCGCGGCGATGCTGCGCTGGCTGGCGGAGGCCGGCTACGACCTGGGCGTGACCCCCACGGACCAGCCCGCGGAACTGACGACAGACCTTCCCGCTGACGGGGATGCCCTGATCCAGCAGCTGCTGGCCGGACGCACCAACGACCCGGAAAGCCAGCACCGGCCGCCGCTCGATCACCTGCCCCTGGCGACCTATCTCGCCTGGTACCAGCAACTCCCGGCGGCGGGCAGGGCCGTGCTGGAGGCCCGCTGGGGGCCGCCCGCTGCCGATGAGGGCCTGGAGCAGGGGCCGGCGGGTGCCGGCTTCCCGATCCGAGGTCTGCGCTTCGGCGCCGTGGCCTTGCTGGTGCAGCCGGAGCGGGGCTACGGCCGCGACCCCAGCCTCAGCTATCACTCCCCCGACCTGCCGCCCACCCATGCCTACCTGGCCCAGTATTTGTGGCTGCGCCAGGTGGCCGCCAGCCAGGTGGTGGTCCACGTGGGCAAGCACGGCAACCTGGAATGGCTCCCCGGCAAGGGGCTCGGCCTCTCCGATCAGTGCTTTCCCGAGTGGGCGCTGGGGCCCATGCCCCACCTGTATCCGTTCATCGTCAACGATCCGGGCGAAGGCTCCCAGGCCAAGCGCCGCGCCCAGGCGGTGATCCTCGATCACCTCACCCCTCCGCTCGATCGGGCCGGGCTGCACGGGCCCCTGCAGGAGCTCGAAGCCCTGCTCGACGAGTACTGGGAGGCCCGCCAGCTGGGCAGCGAGCGCGTCGCTCCCTTACGGGAGCGGCTCGCCGGGCTGCTCGCCTCCCTGGAGCTGCCCGCGCATGCCGCTGCTGGAGACGGCACATCTGCAGATCGATCAGCTGCAGACAGATCATTCGCGGCCGGCGCTGCTGTGGGATCCGCCTCTGCCCAGGCCATCGATGATCTTGAAGTGCGTCTCGATGGCGCCGATGGCTACCTGTGTGAGCTGAAGGAAGCTCAGATCCGCACCGGCCTGCATGTGTTCGGCCACCTGCCTGGTCCCCAGCCCTTGCTGGAGCTGCTGCTGTGCCTGGTGCGGCCCCCCCTGGCCGAGGGCCCTGGTCTCACCCAGGCCCTGGCCGCTGATCTGCAACTGGAGCTGGACCCGTGGGCGGATGCCGAGGAGGCGCCACTCAGCGTGGCGGATCGCCTCCGCCTCCAGGCGTCTCCCGCGGCCGCCGTCTCTGACTCGGCCTCTCCCTCTGCCCCGACCGCCCTGCGCCGCTGTGGTGATGCCGTTGCCCTGCTGGAAGCACAGGCCCTCGATCTGCTGAAGCCGCTGCTGGCGCCCACCACCGCCACTGCCGCTTCTGCAGCGGTGGTGGTGGGACCAACAACCCAGGCTGTGCTGGAGCGTGTGCGGCGTCAGCTGCTGCCGCGCCTGCTGGCCTGCGCCAGCGCCGAGCGTCAGGCCCTGCTGCGGGGCCTGGCCGGGGAACGCATTGCCGCCGGGCCCTCCGGGGCGCCCACACGCGGCCGCCCTGATGTGCTGCCCACCGGCCGCAACTTCTACAGCGTGGATCTGCGCGGGCTGCCCACCGAAGCCGCCTGGGACCTGGGGCGTCGCAGCGCCGCCCTGCTGCTGGAAGCCCACCTGCAGCAGGAGGGAGACGACCTTCGCCACCTGGCCCTGTCGGTGTGGGGCACCGCCACGATGCGCAATGGCGGCGAGGACATCGCCCAGGCGCTGGCGCTGATGGGGGTGCGGCCGGTGTGGGACGGACCGACCCGGCGGATGGTGGATCTGGAGGTGATTCCGCTCAGCCTGCTGCAACGCCCCCGGGTGGATGTGACGCTGCGCATCTCCGGCCTCTTCCGCGATGCTTTCCCGCAGCTGGTCGACTGGATGAATCAGGCCAGCCGCCGGGTCGCTGCTCTTGACGAAGACGAGTGGCACAACCCGCTGGCAGCCCATGCCCGCCAGGAAGGCCACAGCGGCAGGGTGTACGGCTCGGCGCCGGGGGCCTATGGGGCGGGGCTTCAGGGACTGATCGACAGTGGTCAGTGGGAGCAGCGGGGCGATCTCGGTGAGGCCTTCCTCAACTGGAGCGGCTGGCGTTACGACGCCAGCGGTGACGGCCGTTGCGAGGCCAGCCCCGATCGTGAGGGGCTGGAGCAGCGGTTGCGTCAGGTGGAGGTGGTGCTCCACAACCAGGACAACCGTGAGCACGACCTGCTGGATTCCGACGACTACTACCAGTTCCAAGGAGGGCTCAGCGCCGCCAGCGAACGGGTGCGCGGCAGCGCTCCGGCCCTCTGGTTCGCCGATCATTCGCGCCACCAGCGGCCGCGCGTGCACCGGCTGGAGCATGAATTCGACAAGGTGCTCCGCTCACGCGTGCTGAACCCGCGCTGGATTCAGGGCATGCTTGCCCACGGATACAAGGGCGGTTTCGAGCTGGCCGCCAGCCTCGATTACCTGTTCGCCTACGACGCGAGCACGGGCCGGGTGCCGGATTGGAGCTATGGCGCCATCTGCCGCCAGTGGCTGCAGGACGACGACGTGTTGCAGGCGCTGCGGCGGTCGAACCCGTGGGCGCTGCGGGACATGGCCGAGCGGCTGCTGGAGGCTGCCAACCGCGAGCTGTGGCGGGGAGCGGATCCTGCCCAGCTTGAACACCTGAAGGCCTTGGTGATCGGCAGCGAAGGCCTGATCGAAACCTGA